Proteins from a genomic interval of Hyalangium ruber:
- a CDS encoding L-threonylcarbamoyladenylate synthase: protein MLTPDLLERAVEILRQGGVVALPTETVYGLAANAEDELAVRRVFAIKGRPATHPLIVHIPGVEALPDWARDIPEEARRLAAAFWPGPLTLVLPRTARATDAVTGGQDTVALRVPAHPIAHAVLSALGGGLAAPSANRFGRVSPTTAPHVREDLGAEVDLVLDGGPCTVGVESTIVDLSSGEPAILRPGGLASEEVERVLGRPVPIRTASTVRVSGSLASHYAPRAGVVLVEPAEALAKAEGLRAQGLRVGVLGPSSLVLPPDFPRFEVPEDPAGAARYLYMRLREADQAGLEMLVACLPPARGLGLAVRDRLSRAAAPRPPGA from the coding sequence ATGCTTACCCCGGACCTTCTCGAACGCGCAGTGGAAATCCTCCGCCAGGGCGGTGTCGTCGCCCTGCCCACGGAAACCGTGTACGGCCTGGCCGCCAACGCCGAGGATGAGCTGGCCGTGCGCCGCGTCTTCGCCATCAAGGGCCGGCCGGCCACCCACCCGCTCATCGTCCACATTCCCGGCGTCGAGGCCCTGCCGGACTGGGCCCGCGACATCCCCGAGGAGGCCCGGCGCCTGGCCGCCGCCTTCTGGCCCGGGCCGCTCACCCTGGTGCTGCCACGCACCGCGCGCGCCACCGACGCCGTCACCGGGGGCCAGGACACCGTGGCCCTGCGCGTGCCCGCCCACCCCATCGCCCACGCGGTCCTCTCCGCGCTGGGCGGCGGGCTGGCCGCGCCCAGCGCCAACCGCTTCGGCCGCGTCAGCCCCACCACCGCCCCGCATGTCCGCGAGGACCTGGGAGCCGAGGTGGACCTGGTGCTGGACGGAGGCCCCTGCACCGTGGGCGTGGAGTCCACCATCGTGGACCTCAGCTCCGGCGAGCCCGCCATCCTCCGCCCCGGTGGTTTGGCCTCCGAGGAAGTCGAGCGCGTGCTCGGCCGCCCCGTGCCGATACGCACCGCGTCAACCGTGCGCGTCTCCGGCTCGCTGGCCTCGCACTACGCCCCGCGCGCCGGGGTGGTGCTGGTGGAGCCCGCCGAGGCGCTCGCCAAGGCGGAAGGCCTGCGCGCCCAGGGGCTGCGGGTGGGGGTGCTGGGCCCTTCGAGCCTCGTGCTGCCCCCGGATTTCCCCCGCTTCGAGGTGCCCGAGGACCCCGCCGGGGCCGCGCGCTACCTTTATATGCGCCTGCGCGAGGCGGACCAGGCCGGCCTGGAAATGCTCGTCGCGTGTCTGCCGCCCGCCCGGGGCCTGGGGCTGGCGGTGCGGGACCGGCTCTCCCGCGCGGCCGCTCCCCGGCCTCCGGGTGCTTGA
- the hemH gene encoding ferrochelatase: MPAPKKGLLLVNLGTPDAPETGPVRRYLREFLNDPRVLDIHPVGRWALLNLIILPTRPAKSAEAYRKVWMKEGSPLLVHSRALTAEVASRLAGQYEVELAMRYGNPSLPDAVKALKARGVSEFVVLPLYPHAAASSSSSSLARVYEVLSEAWDVAPVRAVPAFFDHPGFLEAFAEVARPVIAELRADHVLMSYHGLPERHMRKSDPSGRHCLASASCCDVLTDVNRNCYRAQCFATSRGLAERLGLAPEGYTVSFQSRLGRTPWVKPYTDFVLPELAKKGVRRLAVMCPAFVADCLETLEEVGIRAREQFLESGGEALTLVPSLNAHPAWVDAVVRLVHEADGTASAATSSPPAAAAPRAPSPAR, encoded by the coding sequence ATGCCCGCACCGAAGAAGGGGCTGCTGCTGGTCAACCTGGGCACGCCGGACGCTCCGGAGACGGGGCCCGTGCGCCGCTACCTGCGCGAGTTCCTCAATGACCCCCGGGTGTTGGACATCCACCCCGTGGGCCGCTGGGCGCTGCTCAACCTCATCATCCTGCCCACCCGTCCGGCCAAGAGCGCCGAGGCCTACCGGAAGGTGTGGATGAAGGAGGGCTCGCCGCTGCTCGTCCACAGCCGCGCGCTGACGGCCGAGGTGGCCTCCCGCCTGGCCGGCCAGTACGAGGTGGAGCTGGCCATGCGCTACGGCAACCCCTCCCTGCCGGACGCGGTGAAGGCGCTCAAGGCGCGCGGCGTCTCCGAGTTCGTCGTCCTCCCGCTCTACCCCCATGCGGCCGCCTCCTCCTCCAGCTCCAGCCTGGCGCGCGTCTACGAGGTGCTGTCCGAGGCGTGGGACGTGGCGCCCGTACGGGCGGTGCCGGCCTTCTTCGACCACCCGGGCTTCCTGGAGGCCTTCGCCGAGGTGGCGCGGCCCGTCATCGCCGAGCTGCGCGCCGACCACGTGCTCATGAGCTACCACGGGCTGCCCGAGCGCCACATGCGCAAGAGCGATCCGTCCGGGCGGCATTGCCTGGCCTCCGCGAGCTGCTGTGACGTACTCACGGACGTGAACCGCAACTGCTACCGCGCGCAGTGCTTCGCCACCTCGCGGGGCCTGGCCGAGCGCCTGGGCCTGGCGCCCGAGGGCTACACCGTCTCGTTCCAGTCGCGCCTGGGCCGCACCCCGTGGGTGAAGCCCTACACGGACTTCGTGCTGCCGGAGCTGGCGAAGAAGGGCGTGCGGCGGCTGGCGGTGATGTGCCCGGCCTTCGTCGCCGACTGCCTGGAGACGCTGGAGGAGGTGGGCATCCGCGCCCGGGAGCAGTTCCTGGAGAGCGGGGGCGAGGCGCTCACCCTCGTGCCCTCGCTCAACGCTCACCCGGCGTGGGTGGACGCGGTGGTCCGCCTCGTCCACGAGGCGGACGGCACCGCTTCCGCGGCTACTTCTTCGCCGCCGGCTGCTGCAGCTCCGCGGGCACCGAGTCCAGCGCGGTGA
- the apaG gene encoding Co2+/Mg2+ efflux protein ApaG, whose translation MSTTTSEGIRITVKPAYWQERSAPESGHYAFKYTVEIANVGTAPAQLRSRHWIITDANGRVEEVRGEGVVGKQPKLAPGERFEYTSWAMLRTPFGSMHGSYAMVRPDGQQFEARIAEFALTMPHALH comes from the coding sequence ATGTCCACGACCACCTCCGAGGGCATTCGCATCACCGTGAAGCCGGCCTACTGGCAGGAGCGCAGCGCTCCTGAGTCTGGCCACTACGCCTTCAAGTACACGGTGGAGATCGCCAACGTGGGCACCGCGCCCGCGCAGCTCCGCAGCCGGCATTGGATCATCACCGATGCCAACGGGCGCGTGGAGGAGGTGCGCGGCGAGGGCGTGGTGGGCAAGCAGCCCAAGTTGGCCCCCGGCGAGCGCTTCGAGTACACGAGCTGGGCCATGCTGCGCACCCCGTTCGGCTCCATGCACGGCAGCTACGCCATGGTGCGGCCGGACGGGCAGCAGTTCGAGGCCCGCATCGCCGAGTTCGCCCTGACCATGCCGCACGCGTTGCACTGA
- a CDS encoding TerC family protein — protein MNTQVALWVGFNVFVLAMLAIDLGLFHRKEHTVSPKEAGIWTVVWVTISMLFCAGIWRFSGPEPALQWLTAYVVEYSLSVDNLFVFLMVFSYFRVAPEHQHRVLFWGIIGAFIMRAVLIIAGTALVKEFHWLIYLFGAFLVFTAVKMLVSKDEDVDPEQKAVVKIARRVLPVSRLGDGSRFFIHEDGRMKVTPLFLVLLVVEATDLLFALDSIPAVLGISQDAFIIYTSNVCAILGLRSLFFVVASLMEKFHFLKVGLAAILGFVGVKMLITYFDIHVPIVLSLGVIAGILVASIVASLIWPKAPEPGHDRESAKT, from the coding sequence GTGAATACGCAAGTCGCGCTCTGGGTAGGCTTCAACGTCTTCGTGCTGGCGATGCTCGCCATCGACCTGGGCTTGTTCCACCGCAAAGAGCACACGGTGTCGCCCAAGGAAGCCGGCATCTGGACGGTGGTGTGGGTCACCATCAGCATGCTCTTCTGCGCCGGCATCTGGCGCTTCTCGGGCCCCGAGCCCGCGCTGCAGTGGCTCACCGCCTACGTCGTCGAGTACTCGCTCTCGGTCGACAACCTCTTCGTCTTCCTGATGGTGTTCAGCTACTTCCGGGTAGCGCCCGAGCACCAGCACCGGGTGCTCTTCTGGGGCATCATCGGCGCCTTCATCATGCGCGCGGTGCTCATCATCGCGGGCACGGCGCTGGTGAAGGAGTTCCACTGGCTCATCTACCTGTTCGGCGCCTTCCTCGTCTTCACCGCCGTGAAGATGCTGGTGTCCAAGGACGAGGACGTGGACCCCGAGCAGAAGGCGGTGGTGAAGATCGCCCGCCGGGTGCTGCCGGTGTCCCGCCTGGGAGATGGCAGCCGCTTCTTCATCCACGAGGACGGGCGGATGAAGGTCACTCCGCTGTTCCTGGTGCTGCTGGTGGTGGAGGCCACCGACCTGCTCTTCGCGCTGGACTCCATCCCGGCGGTGCTGGGCATCAGCCAGGACGCCTTCATCATCTATACGTCCAACGTCTGCGCCATCCTGGGCCTGCGCTCCCTGTTCTTCGTGGTGGCCAGCCTCATGGAGAAGTTCCACTTCCTGAAGGTGGGCCTGGCCGCCATCCTGGGCTTCGTGGGGGTGAAGATGCTCATCACCTACTTCGACATCCACGTCCCCATCGTGCTGTCGCTCGGTGTCATCGCCGGCATCCTGGTGGCCAGCATCGTCGCCTCGCTCATCTGGCCCAAGGCCCCCGAGCCGGGGCACGACCGAGAGAGCGCCAAGACCTAG
- the glgX gene encoding glycogen debranching protein GlgX yields the protein MRRAEVLPGKPYPLGATYDGHGVNFAVFSEHARKLEVCLFDPADPTREIRRFPLLETTHQVWHGYVPGLQPGTLYGLRAHGPYEPKRGMRFNPDKLLVDPYARALHGHVDYAVPVYPYKVGDESDKEADLTIDSRDSAAGMPKAVVLTDAFDWEGDRPPAIPWHQSLIYELHVKGFTKLHPDVPEPLRGTYAGLAHPAVLEHLRKVGVTAVELLPIHALADEPFLTKKGLTNYWGYNTLGYFAPESRYSSSGSLGGQVTEFKQMVKALHRAGIEVLLDVVYNHTCEGNHMGPLLSFKGLDNAAYYRLSDKDPRFYLDFTGCGNSWNASHAYSLKLVADSLRYWVEVMHVDGFRFDLATTLGRDRTGYDTRAAFFQMIHQDPVLSRVKLIAEPWDVGDFGYQVGNFPVLWSEWNGKYRDTIRRYWKGDDRQAAEIGYRLTGSSDLFSLSGRRPTASVNFITAHDGFTLHDLVTYNDKHNEANQENNRDGANDNHSWNCGVEGETEDPKIVALREQQKRNFLATLFVSQGVPMLVAGDEMGRTQKGNNNAYCQDNALSWVDWNLDSRQRALLEFTVRISQLRREQPVLSKRRFFRGAHIWDSELKDLAWFRPDGKEMRKDDWEKPHVRSVGFLLGGDAIATLDDEGQRIVGDTLLVLMNAHHEPITFLLPAIEWGADWELVVDTAASGESAHTHTPAGGKVQVVGRSMVVLRRPATE from the coding sequence ATGAGGCGGGCGGAGGTGCTTCCAGGGAAGCCGTACCCCCTGGGCGCCACGTACGACGGACACGGGGTCAACTTCGCGGTCTTCAGCGAGCATGCCCGGAAGCTGGAGGTCTGCCTCTTCGACCCCGCGGACCCCACGCGAGAAATCCGTCGCTTCCCCCTGCTGGAGACGACACACCAGGTCTGGCACGGCTACGTCCCCGGCCTGCAGCCGGGCACCCTCTACGGCCTGCGCGCGCATGGCCCCTACGAGCCGAAGCGGGGCATGCGCTTCAACCCCGACAAGCTGCTGGTGGACCCGTACGCGCGCGCCCTCCACGGCCACGTGGACTACGCCGTGCCCGTCTACCCGTACAAAGTCGGGGACGAGAGCGACAAGGAAGCGGACCTCACCATCGACTCCCGCGACAGCGCCGCGGGCATGCCCAAGGCGGTGGTGCTGACCGATGCGTTCGACTGGGAGGGCGACAGGCCGCCGGCCATCCCCTGGCATCAGTCGCTCATCTATGAGCTGCACGTGAAGGGCTTCACGAAGCTGCACCCGGACGTGCCCGAGCCCCTGCGCGGTACCTACGCGGGGCTGGCGCACCCGGCCGTGCTCGAGCACCTGCGGAAGGTGGGCGTCACCGCCGTGGAGCTCCTGCCCATCCACGCCCTGGCCGACGAGCCCTTCCTCACCAAGAAGGGGCTCACCAACTACTGGGGCTACAACACGCTGGGCTACTTCGCCCCCGAGTCGCGCTACAGCAGCTCCGGCTCCCTGGGCGGCCAGGTCACCGAGTTCAAGCAGATGGTGAAGGCGCTGCACCGCGCCGGCATCGAGGTGCTCCTCGACGTGGTCTACAACCACACGTGCGAGGGCAACCACATGGGGCCCCTGCTGTCCTTCAAGGGGCTGGACAACGCGGCCTACTACCGGCTCAGCGACAAGGATCCGCGCTTCTACCTGGACTTCACCGGGTGCGGGAACTCGTGGAACGCCTCGCACGCGTACTCCCTGAAGCTGGTGGCCGACTCGCTGCGCTACTGGGTCGAGGTGATGCACGTGGACGGGTTCCGCTTCGACCTGGCCACCACGCTGGGCCGGGACCGGACGGGCTACGACACGCGCGCGGCCTTCTTCCAGATGATTCACCAGGACCCCGTGCTCAGCCGGGTCAAGCTCATCGCCGAGCCGTGGGACGTGGGCGACTTCGGCTACCAGGTGGGCAACTTCCCGGTGCTCTGGAGCGAGTGGAACGGCAAGTACCGCGACACCATCCGCCGCTACTGGAAGGGCGATGACCGGCAGGCGGCGGAGATCGGCTACCGGCTCACCGGCTCTTCGGACCTGTTCTCGCTCTCGGGGCGCAGGCCCACCGCGAGCGTGAACTTCATCACCGCGCACGACGGCTTCACCCTGCACGACCTGGTCACCTACAACGACAAGCACAACGAGGCGAACCAGGAGAACAACCGGGACGGCGCCAACGACAACCACTCGTGGAACTGCGGGGTGGAGGGCGAGACGGAGGACCCGAAAATCGTCGCCCTGCGCGAGCAGCAGAAGCGCAACTTCCTGGCCACGCTCTTCGTCTCCCAGGGCGTGCCCATGCTGGTGGCGGGCGACGAGATGGGGCGCACGCAGAAGGGCAACAACAACGCCTACTGCCAGGACAACGCGCTCTCGTGGGTGGACTGGAACCTGGACTCCCGACAGCGCGCGCTGCTGGAGTTCACCGTGCGCATCAGCCAGCTGCGCCGCGAGCAGCCCGTGCTCTCCAAGCGCCGCTTCTTCCGTGGCGCCCACATCTGGGACAGCGAGCTGAAGGACCTGGCGTGGTTCCGGCCCGACGGCAAGGAGATGCGCAAGGATGACTGGGAGAAGCCCCACGTGCGCTCCGTGGGCTTCCTGCTGGGAGGCGATGCCATCGCCACCCTGGACGACGAGGGCCAGCGCATCGTCGGAGATACGCTGCTGGTGCTGATGAACGCGCACCACGAGCCAATCACCTTCCTGCTGCCGGCCATCGAGTGGGGCGCCGACTGGGAGTTGGTGGTGGATACGGCGGCCTCGGGGGAATCGGCGCACACCCACACGCCGGCGGGCGGCAAGGTGCAGGTGGTGGGGCGCTCCATGGTGGTGCTGCGGCGGCCGGCGACGGAATAG